The Candidatus Hydrogenedens sp. genome includes the window AAATGAATAAAAGGTTACTACGCCTGCAACTTCGCTGTACGATTTGTTTAGTCCCAGACTAATCTTTTTCAAGGCACTTTCGGGTAGATACCCAAACATAGCCTGAGCAATCTGCAGAACAGGAATGAGAGCACCAGGCTTATCCTTATATTCTGCGATTACCTCATCAAGCCGAGAAAGCAATTCTTCTTCACTTGCTTCTTCCATACACGCATGTTTTGATTCTTCATTCATATTTCATCTCCTACAAAATTTTTTATTGATTGGTTGTTAATGTTTCGTATTCACCCTCAGTGATTTCATTTTCTACTTTCCATTTTTCTTCTTCTGAATAATGTTTCATTCTTCTTGCAAAGAAAGAAACTTTTTCAAATGTAGCGGAAAGGTCAACATGTTCTACAAAAACATTATCGGGCACTTTGATTCGTAATGGAGAAAAATTCAGAATTCCACTAACCCCTGACTGAACAAGAAGGTCACAAACGGATTGTGCTCCTTCACCCGGAATTGCAAGGATACCAACCACACTTTTTGTCTCTGCAATTACTTTTGATAAGTCAGACATAGCATAACAACGACAACCATGAAAAGTTTGTCCTATTTTTGCAGGGTCTTTATCAAAAGCAGCACGAATTGCTAATTGCCTCCATCGTCCTGCAAAGTTAGCCAACAAGGCAAGTCCTAAATGTCCAACACCTATTAAAACGGCACTTTGTGGTAATGGTGAATCTAAAAAATTTGCAATGCTTTCTAATAAAGGACGAATCCTATATCCACTATTAGGTATCCCTGAATAACCTAACTGCATTATATCCCTACGCACTTGGGCGGGCTTTATATGCAGTATATTTGCAAGTTCATGCGACATTATCGTTTCTTTACCCTCAACCCTCAATTGCTGAAGTATTCGGCGATATAAGCTTAATCTTTCTACTGTTTTTTCAGATACCATAATCTTTTATTTGTGAAATTTTGAACAAATTTATATACTTACCTGTAAGTATAATCGTGAATTCTTTAACAAATTATATCACATCTATTCCCTAGTGTCAAGCAAAAAATATATTATTTTTTAAAATTTTTTTCTTTTAATAAAAATAATTTCTGCCTTATTTTTTTCTATGTGATATATCTCTTCTATATTTTATTGACTTTTTTCTTTTTTTATTGCTATAATTTATTTAGTTTATTTATTGTTTTTTATAACATTATAGGTAATGCAAAGGAGACTAAAATGAGACATGGTATTTTGAATTTGTGTTTTGTGTGTTTTTTATCCTTACTTATTTTCTTTAACAGTTCTATTGCATTTTCTCAGGAAGAAGTCCCTCGTGTTTTATTAGTAGGAGATAGTTGGACAGGCTTCATGTGGGCATTCAAAACATTTAAAGAAATATTTTTGGAAACACCTGGATTGGAAAACATTCGAGAGATAGGCAGTCATACAGCCATAATGGGAGCACGAGCATTTGAATTTTATCCAGAAGAATATAATTATATTCAAAATATAAAGGACGATTTAGCAAAGTATCCTATTATAGATATTGTAGTAATGACATTAGGAGGTAATGATTTCTTAAGAGGAACACCTCAAACTCCTCGCTGGGATTGTAGTATGTTATCCAATCCTTCACAAGAACAATTTATCATCAATACGATTGTAAATTATATGAGTGGCATTATTGATGAAATTCTTGCAGTCCGACCGGATATTCGAGTAGCCCTATGTGGTTATACTTTTGCAGGTAGAGACCGTGGTGGTTGTTCAATATGCGATCAACAAAATGCTTTTGTTCGTTTTGAACAAGCCAAAAAGGCTCTTGCTGATAGTAAACCACGGGTTTATTATGTCCATAACCTTGGACTCATGCAATATCATTTTGGCACATCAACCCCAACGAATTTACCTCCTAATTCTGTTCCTTATCCTGGCAATTACCCTTCTTATTCTCCATTTCCCGGTGGTGACCCTTGTTCCTTAGTTCATCCTGATGCACTTTTTGATGGTGATATCCATTTATCACAGCCAGGTTATAAAATATTAGCCCAGAGATGTATGTCCGAATTTATCAGTCAATGGCTGGATTATCCAAAAGTTTATTTTATTAATAGTATTTCTTCAAATGGAAATACAATGACTTTTTCAGTAACTTTTAGTGAGCCTGTTTCAAATGTTGATATAACTGATTTTAATGCCAAGGATAGTTTATCGTCTCCCCTTCCTATTCTTTCTGTTAATAATATTCAGGGAAATCAAATTTACAATGTAGTTGTAGATACTACAATCGCTGTTGGAAATGTTACACTTTGTGTGATTGATAATGATTCCATTGTAGATGCTACTTCAAAACCATTAGGAGGACCCGGTACAGGAACATCAGAAGGTAACGGTGATTTTTGTTATAATGGCGTTTGGGAATACCATGATTTTATTAGACAGCCCGACCATGAAATTGTAGCAGGTATGCAATATTTACATGAAAACCTTAGTGCCTATTATGTTTTACTGAGTGACCAAGGAGCAGAAGGACTTTCATTCAATCCTGAAGAGTGTGATTTAAATGGTGGACAAATTTCTATAGACCCCATCATTATTTCTGGAAATGGTATGTTAGATTCTTTAGAATTCTCCCTCATTACAGAATGTTACAATAATCCCTCTATTGATTTTACGGCTAATGGAGGAGTGAGTCATCAAATTGCGGTAAATGCCTATAATCAAAATATGCAAAGAATGATAACTGATGTCGGAGGAACTAATGGGATTGTCTATACTATTTTCTATGGTTTACCTCAAATGTTAGCAGGATATATGACCTTAGGGAATCAAGAGTCAACCATGATTCCTACGGTAATTTCTCTTGCGGCACAAGCCATTGACCCAAATTTTAATATTCATGTAAACATAATTACTCCTATCTATTATCAACTCCTTCCTCAATATTTTGGTCCTGATGGTGATGCAGATGGAGATGGCTGGACAAATAAACAGGAGTATGAATATTTCGTTCGTTCTAATATGAGTTATGAAGAGA containing:
- a CDS encoding redox-sensing transcriptional repressor Rex, which translates into the protein MVSEKTVERLSLYRRILQQLRVEGKETIMSHELANILHIKPAQVRRDIMQLGYSGIPNSGYRIRPLLESIANFLDSPLPQSAVLIGVGHLGLALLANFAGRWRQLAIRAAFDKDPAKIGQTFHGCRCYAMSDLSKVIAETKSVVGILAIPGEGAQSVCDLLVQSGVSGILNFSPLRIKVPDNVFVEHVDLSATFEKVSFFARRMKHYSEEEKWKVENEITEGEYETLTTNQ